From a single Lolium rigidum isolate FL_2022 chromosome 7, APGP_CSIRO_Lrig_0.1, whole genome shotgun sequence genomic region:
- the LOC124679430 gene encoding uncharacterized protein LOC124679430, which yields MAAVTAPTSSSSSSGWAFTCNFEVDYGSEEHATIVYKTLVVDKELQPDKVRREMTVSGGKLIVRFEAVEARFLRASFSAFVDLMVLVTKLVEEYGVSKEAHSSS from the exons ATGGCTGCTGTCACGGCCCcaacctcctcttcttcctcctctggctgGGCCTTCACCTG CAACTTTGAAGTTGATTACGGATCTGAAGAACATGCTACCATTGTGTACAAGACGTTGGTCGTCGACAAGGAG TTGCAGCCAGATAAGGTCAGGAGGGAGATGACTGTTTCTGGTGGCAAGCTTATCGT GCGCTTTGAAGCAGTAGAGGCCCGATTTCTGCGAGCATCATTCAGCGCGTTTGTCGATCTTATGGTACTTGTGACGAAGCTTGTCGAAGAATATGGTGTAAGCAAGGAGGCGCATTCATCGTCATGA